GTCTCGGCGCGCCAGTCCACCGGGTCGATCCCCACCAGCCCGAGCAGGGAGTTGACCACGCCGAAGTCGCGGCCGAACAGCTGGGCGAACACCAGCGCGACCGCCGCGACCGAGATGACGTTGGGCAGCAGCACGCCGGCCCGCCAGAACGACCGGCCGCGCAGGCCGCGGTCGAGCAGGGCGGCCAGGCCGAGCGCGGCGAGCAGCTGCGGGACGGTGGAGAGCAGGAACAGGCTGATCGTGTTGACCAGCGCGTTCCAGAAGTTCTCGTCGGAGAGCAGCTCGGCGTAGTTGGCCAGGCCCACGAAGCGCTCGGCGCCGTCAACGAGCTGCCAGTCGTGCAGCGACACCCACGCGGTGTAGAGCAGCGGGTAGAGCCCGAACACGCCGAACACCACGAAGAACGGCGCGACGACCAGGTACGGCGTGTACCTGGTGTCCCACCGGTCGAGCCGGTCCCGCCACGGCGGCCGCCGCGCGGGCGGGACGGGGTCGACGCCCCGCCCCGCCCGCGCCCGTTCCGGTGCGACGGTCACTTGACCGCGTCCCCGGCCTCTTGCACGGCCTGGGCGAACGACTCGGCGGTGCCCTGCTTGCCGGTCTCCACGCGGGAGAGGGCGTTGTTGAACACCGGGGTCACCTTGGCGTCCTTGGTGCCGCGGTAGGTCGGCTTCAGGTTCTCCGCGGAGTTGCCGAAGATCTCGCCGACGGGCGCGGAGTTGAAGTACTCGTTCTTCGTCGCGGTGACCTCGGGGTCCTTGTACGCGGCGGGCTCGCTGGGCAGGTTGCCGGTCTCCTTGAAGATCCGCTTCTGCTGCTCGGGCGCGGTCAGCCACTTGGCCAGCTCGTAAGCCTCCTCGGGGTGCTTGCCCTGCTTGGGCACGGCCAGGAACGAGCCGCCCCAGTTGCCGCCGCCACCGGGCGCGGCGGCCACGTCCCACTTGCCCGCGGCCTCGTCGCCGGCACCGGCCTTGATCAGCGCGAGCGCCCACGCGGGGCACGTCGTGGTGGCGAAGGACGCCTGCTTGAGGGCGACGTTCCAGTCCTGGCTGAACGGGGTCAGCGCGCTGGTCTGCTTCTTCTCGCCCAGGCTCGCGGCCAGCTCGAAGGCGTCCGCCACCTTCTCGTTGGTGCCGGCGATGAACGAGTCGTCGGCCTTGGCGAAGTAGCCCTCCTCGGTCTGGTCGAGGATGGCCTTGTAGACGTTCTGGGCGGTGTCGACGAACTTCACGCCCGGCGTGGCCGCGGTGAAGGTGTCGGCGACCTTGAGGTAGTCCGCCCAGGTCGGCCACAGCTTGCCGACCTCGTCGCGCTCGGTGGGCAACCCGGCGGCCTGGAACAGGTCGCGGCGGTAGCACAGCGCGAGGCTGCCCATGTCGGTGCCCAGGCCGAGCACGAAGTTCCCGTCGTCGGTGGTGCCCTGGTTCCACTTCCAGGGCGCCCACCGGGACTCCAGCTCCTTGGCGCCGTGGTCCGCGAGGTTGACGAACTTGTCCTTGGACTGGCGGAACTGGGCGATGTTGCCCTCTTCAATGGCCACGATGTCCGCGGCACCGCGACCGCCGGCCAGCTGGGTGGCGAGCTGCGTGTGGTGCTGCTCCATCTTGACCGTGCGCTGCTCGACCTCGACGTTCGGGTGCGCGGCCTGGTACTCCTTGATCAGGTTGGTGAAGCCGAAGTCGGAGAAGACGCCGATCGACAGCTTGACCTTGTCGTCCCCGGCGCCACCTCCCCCGCCACCGCACGCGGTCACCAGCGCGGCTGCCACGGCGACCGCCGCGGCGGCCTTCGTCCGTCCGACCGGGGTCCTGCTCATCCGTCCTCCTCGACGTGCCCGCCGGCTCTCGCCCGACGTCATGAGAGCGCTCTCATGAGAGCGCTCTCACAGTCGGGGGGCCGGGCCGGGATGTCAACGGGGACCGGAACCAACGAGATCGTTCCGCAACTTTCTGAAGCGCTTTCGTACGCTCGCCGTCACCGGATTGTCACTTCACGTGAGGGGTTCGGCGGCCGGACGCGGCGTGGCCCGGCCCTCGCTCGGGCCACGCCGCACCTGGTTAGAGGGGAGGTGCGCGGGGTTATGACGCGCGCTCGGGATATTTTTTGTGACCCGCACCGCACCGGCCGGCCTGCCCCGTCCGCACACCCGCCGACGACACGCGCCCGGCACCGGAGCCGCTTTCGCCGTCGCCCGGATGCGCCACGACCCGCCTGTCGGGCAGGTTGTCGGGCGGCGCCCCGCGCCCGGTGCGGCCGGACGGGGTGACCGCCACCGCGTCGCCCGCACCCGGTGAGGCGTGGCGGTCGGTGGGCGCCGGGTTCGCGGGCGCGGTGCGTGATGGCGGCGTTCTGGCTGCTCCCGCTCCTGCCGGACCCGCCGACCCGAGCCACGCGCGCGGGCGGCCCGCTCCTCCCCCGAAGAGGAGCGGGCCGCCTCCCCCTGCTACGCCTCGGCGATCCCCGCGATCACCGAGGTCCGGGCGGCGCGCCGCGCGGGCAGCGCCGCCGCGAGCACCGCGGCCACCACGGCGGCCGCGAGCATCACGCCCAGCTGCCCGAAGGGCACCACCAGGTCGATCGACACGTCCTCGGTGGACACGGCCCGGTTGATCACCCAGCCGAACCCCACGCCCAGCGCCACCCCGATCACCGCGCCCATGAGCGCCATCAGGATCGACTCGACCACCAGCATCAGCCGCAACTGGCCGCGGGTCAGGCCGAGGGCCCTGAGCAGCGCCGACTCGCGGGTGCGCTCCAGCACCGACAGCGTCAGCGTGTTGGCGATGCCGAACAGGGCGATCACCACCGCCAGGCCGATCAGCGCCCAGATGAACGCGAGCACCTGGTTGAGCTGCTGGTCGAGCTGGTCCTTCGTCTCCGCCGCGCTGTCGAGCACGGCCAGCGGCGACGCGTCGGTGACCTCCTCCACGGCCGCCCGGCCGTCGACCGCGCCGTCGCGCAGCTTGATCAGGACGCTGTCGTAGCCCTCGCGGGCGCCGGGGAACCGCTGCGAGGTCTCCAGGGTCATCACGCCGTCGGCCATCCGGTTGCCGCTGACCACGGCCACCACCTTCAGCGCCTGCTCCGCGTCCCCCGCCTTGACGGTCACCGTCGAGCCGACCCCCAGGCCCTGCTCCTGCGCGTACTCCTGGCGCAGCGCGATCGTGCCCTCGGTGAGGTCGTCGAGCGAACCGCTGACCACCGCGGGCCGGAACAGGCTGCCCAGCGCGTCGCGGCCGATGCCGGTGAAGTACGCGCGGTCGCCGTACACGGTGGTGGTCGGCGCGACCTCGGCGACCTCGGGCAGGGCGGCCAGCTGCTCGGCCAGCTCGCGCGGCAGCGGCCGGTCGTAGAGGGCCGAGGTGACCGTGTAGTCGGCGGGCATCCGCTGCTCGACCTCGGCGGCGGCGGTCTCCCGGGCGCTGTTGGCGACCACGGTCACCATCGCCACGATGGTCACGCCGATCATCAGCGCGGCGGTCGTCGCGGCGGTGCGCCTGGGGTTGCGGCCCGCGTTGGCCGAGGCCAGCTTGGCGGGCACGCCGAACAGCGCCCGCGGCAGCGCGCCGAGCACGCCGTTGACCGGGCCGACGAGCAGCGGTCCGAGCACCACGACCGCGGCGAGCAGCGCCATCGTGCCCGCGCCGCTGAGGTAGGCGCCCATGTCCTCGCCGTTCATGCCCAGCCCGGCCACGACCAGGCCGACGCCGCCCGCCCCGAGCAGCGCGGCGGCCAGCACGCGCGGCACGCCGGTGCGCCGGACCTCCTCGCCGCTGTCGGGCTGGCTGCGCAGCGCGGCCACCGGTGCGACCCGGGTGGCCTTGCGGGCGGGCAGCACCGCGGCGAGCACGGTCACCAGCGTG
This portion of the Saccharothrix syringae genome encodes:
- a CDS encoding extracellular solute-binding protein codes for the protein MSRTPVGRTKAAAAVAVAAALVTACGGGGGGAGDDKVKLSIGVFSDFGFTNLIKEYQAAHPNVEVEQRTVKMEQHHTQLATQLAGGRGAADIVAIEEGNIAQFRQSKDKFVNLADHGAKELESRWAPWKWNQGTTDDGNFVLGLGTDMGSLALCYRRDLFQAAGLPTERDEVGKLWPTWADYLKVADTFTAATPGVKFVDTAQNVYKAILDQTEEGYFAKADDSFIAGTNEKVADAFELAASLGEKKQTSALTPFSQDWNVALKQASFATTTCPAWALALIKAGAGDEAAGKWDVAAAPGGGGNWGGSFLAVPKQGKHPEEAYELAKWLTAPEQQKRIFKETGNLPSEPAAYKDPEVTATKNEYFNSAPVGEIFGNSAENLKPTYRGTKDAKVTPVFNNALSRVETGKQGTAESFAQAVQEAGDAVK
- a CDS encoding carbohydrate ABC transporter permease, with the translated sequence MTVAPERARAGRGVDPVPPARRPPWRDRLDRWDTRYTPYLVVAPFFVVFGVFGLYPLLYTAWVSLHDWQLVDGAERFVGLANYAELLSDENFWNALVNTISLFLLSTVPQLLAALGLAALLDRGLRGRSFWRAGVLLPNVISVAAVALVFAQLFGRDFGVVNSLLGLVGIDPVDWRAETWASHLAISSMVVWRWTGYNALIYLAAMQSVPKDTYESAMLDGASRWRVFWSITVPSIRPTILFTVVVSTIGGMQLFVEPQLFDPGGTATGTGGNDRQFQTLVMYLYEKGFRLFDAGYSSAIAWMLFLLVLVVALVNFALTRRIASKG
- a CDS encoding ABC transporter permease — translated: MLRTILAGIRARTARLVLSSVAIALGVAFVTGTLVLGDAMKASLNDEFARGARNVDASVTYTGSDRDGGITPEALEAVRRAPGVAGADARVSTQVPLIGTDGKARPAWAASVATTPELREVDVAEGRHPTADDEIAVDERTAKSAKLTVGGTVVLLGEDDARHTFKLVGTYTQGGTEAVLGGGDHVALTTGALRTVEPDLLPYQVVVAAAPGVSQQQLVENLRRALGDTGFGFQTGEDLTREQLAQIGSQAAEFTSVLLAFALIALVVAAMVIYNTFTILVAQRTRELALMRCVGASRGQVFRGVLVEAVVMGLVASVIGLFAGLGVSALLQVVINSFEDGSTGVRLPMSVTTVLAAFAVGTLVTVLAAVLPARKATRVAPVAALRSQPDSGEEVRRTGVPRVLAAALLGAGGVGLVVAGLGMNGEDMGAYLSGAGTMALLAAVVVLGPLLVGPVNGVLGALPRALFGVPAKLASANAGRNPRRTAATTAALMIGVTIVAMVTVVANSARETAAAEVEQRMPADYTVTSALYDRPLPRELAEQLAALPEVAEVAPTTTVYGDRAYFTGIGRDALGSLFRPAVVSGSLDDLTEGTIALRQEYAQEQGLGVGSTVTVKAGDAEQALKVVAVVSGNRMADGVMTLETSQRFPGAREGYDSVLIKLRDGAVDGRAAVEEVTDASPLAVLDSAAETKDQLDQQLNQVLAFIWALIGLAVVIALFGIANTLTLSVLERTRESALLRALGLTRGQLRLMLVVESILMALMGAVIGVALGVGFGWVINRAVSTEDVSIDLVVPFGQLGVMLAAAVVAAVLAAALPARRAARTSVIAGIAEA